From the Quercus lobata isolate SW786 chromosome 6, ValleyOak3.0 Primary Assembly, whole genome shotgun sequence genome, one window contains:
- the LOC115994691 gene encoding uncharacterized protein LOC115994691: MVLTRYDKDTTLKASELKMVPFWIQIYDIPLRFRHKAIAEQICQPLGAILTANDLMEYDGGSFIRVRVMLDISQPLCRGRLITLENGKKQWVSFKYKRLPNLCYWCGCLTHDDRDCATWLESEGTLNSDEQQFGAWLRAPPFNSVRKKVVSVPGFFAKKKVANPASPGTEPPPFLQATVHTATVEPCSPPPRALNENPVIQGVDSDRVSTPTHHVGFQKSEEILAPVPPKLADFEKTLRELDRDIHGFEKDTVGESASNVILPATAHVHSPQSSLSPSPDARNPPVQRAKPIPLNDRTNMAMDQSERIAQPEGKWLRIQRPKNSNDTSVSNVVLGKRSPLSSLASPIPSKRRALNGDALEENVPPSAEAALQPRRGR, translated from the coding sequence ATGGTGCTTACCCGATACGATAAGGACACCACGCTCAAAGCTTCTGAACTGAAAATGGTCCCGTTTTGGATCCAAATATATGACATCCCACTTCGTTTCAGGCACAAGGCGATTGCAGAACAAATCTGCCAGCCTCTAGGGGCGATCCTCACCGCCAATGATTTGATGGAATATGACGGTGGCAGCTTCATACGTGTCCGCGTGATGCTGGACATCTCACAACCCCTTTGCAGAGGAAGACTCATTACTCTGGAAAATGGTAAGAAACAATGGGTCTCTTTCAAATATAAGAGGCTCCCCAACCTCTGCTACTGGTGTGGCTGCCTCACGCACGACGACAGAGACTGTGCAACATGGCTTGAGAGCGAGGGAACTCTTAACTCCGACGAACAACAATTCGGTGCTTGGCTCCGAGCTCCCCCATTTAACTCAGTAAGGAAGAAAGTGGTCTCTGTCCCGGGTTTTTTTGCGAAGAAGAAGGTGGCCAACCCTGCCTCCCCGGGCACTGAACCACCCCCTTTCCTTCAAGCGACGGTGCACACGGCCACAGTGGAACCCTGCTCCCCTCCCCCGAGAGCATTAAATGAAAATCCCGTGATTCAAGGAGTAGACTCTGACAGAGTATCAACCCCCACTCACCATGTGGGTTTTCAAAAATCTGAGGAGATCTTAGCGCCGGTTCCCCCGAAATTGGCTGACTTTGAGAAGACACTTCGTGAACTGGACAGAGACATTCACGGATTTGAAAAGGACACTGTTGGGGAGAGTGCTTCAAATGTTATTCTTCCCGCCACGGCCCATGTCCATTCGCCCCAGTCATCCTTATCTCCTAGCCCAGATGCACGAAACCCTCCAGTGCAACGGGCCAAGCCCATCCCACTAAATGACCGAACGAATATGGCTATGGATCAAAGTGAACGCATAGCCCAGCCCGAAGGGAAATGGTTAAGGATCCAACGGCCCAAGAACTCAAATGATACTTCGGTCTCTAATGTGGTCTTAGGTAAGCGATCCCCACTCAGCTCACTTGCCTCTCCTATCCCTTCCAAACGCAGAGCCCTCAACGGCGATGCCCTAGAAGAAAATGTTCCACCATCGGCGGAGGCTGCTCTTCAGCCCCGTCGGGGACGATGA